One part of the Alistipes onderdonkii genome encodes these proteins:
- a CDS encoding efflux transporter outer membrane subunit, with product MKKLIIILAAAAMTGCGIYKPYTRPEVKTDGLYGTAETADTTTIGNLGWEEMFTDPYLRTLIRQGLENNTDLQSAQWRVKEAEATLKSARLAYLPSFNFAPQGSMSSFDWATPGKTYSIPVTASWQIDIFNGLTNAKRKSKALYLQSKEYEQAVKTQLISGIANLYYTLLMLDGQYEVTEQTAGKWRESVRTMRALKEAGMANEAAVAQYEGNCLAIEASLHDLEYQIRQAENSLCSMLAEGPHPIERGRLESQQLPDDLTVGIPVQMLSNRPDIRSAEYSLMQSYYATSEARSALYPSITLSGTLGWTNNSGARIVDPGKFLWSAAASLLQPIFNANANRARVKIAKAQQEETKLAFQQALLNAGAEVNNALTQCQSARAKTDLRTQQIEALERAVESTELLMKHGSTTYLEVLTAQQSLLSAQLNQIADRFDEIQGIVNLYQALGGGRDIAAEAK from the coding sequence ATGAAAAAGCTTATTATCATACTGGCCGCAGCGGCCATGACCGGCTGCGGCATCTACAAGCCCTACACCCGTCCCGAGGTGAAAACCGACGGGCTGTACGGCACGGCCGAGACCGCCGACACGACGACGATCGGCAACCTGGGCTGGGAAGAGATGTTCACCGACCCCTACCTGCGGACGCTCATCCGCCAGGGGCTGGAGAACAATACCGACCTGCAATCGGCGCAATGGAGGGTGAAGGAAGCCGAGGCGACGCTTAAATCGGCGCGCCTGGCTTACCTGCCGTCGTTCAACTTCGCACCTCAGGGCAGCATGAGCAGCTTCGACTGGGCCACGCCGGGCAAAACGTACAGTATCCCGGTCACGGCAAGCTGGCAGATCGACATCTTCAACGGCCTGACCAACGCCAAACGCAAGTCCAAGGCGCTCTACCTCCAGAGCAAGGAGTACGAACAGGCCGTGAAAACGCAGTTGATCTCGGGCATCGCAAACCTCTATTACACGTTGCTGATGCTCGACGGGCAATATGAGGTTACCGAGCAAACTGCCGGGAAATGGCGCGAGAGTGTCCGCACGATGCGCGCGCTGAAAGAGGCCGGCATGGCCAACGAAGCCGCCGTAGCGCAGTACGAAGGCAACTGCCTCGCCATCGAGGCTTCGCTGCACGACTTGGAATACCAGATCCGCCAGGCCGAGAACAGCCTTTGTTCGATGCTGGCCGAAGGCCCGCACCCCATCGAGCGCGGCCGCCTCGAAAGCCAGCAGTTGCCCGACGACCTGACTGTCGGCATACCGGTGCAGATGCTTTCGAACCGCCCCGACATCCGCAGCGCCGAATACTCGCTGATGCAATCCTATTATGCCACCAGCGAGGCACGCTCGGCCCTCTATCCGTCGATCACGCTGAGCGGGACGTTGGGATGGACGAACAACAGCGGGGCCCGGATCGTCGATCCCGGGAAATTCCTCTGGTCGGCCGCAGCATCGCTCCTGCAACCCATCTTCAATGCCAACGCCAACCGCGCCCGCGTGAAAATCGCCAAGGCCCAGCAGGAAGAAACCAAGCTGGCATTCCAGCAGGCTCTGCTCAACGCGGGTGCCGAGGTCAACAACGCCCTCACGCAGTGCCAGTCGGCCCGCGCGAAAACCGACCTGCGGACACAGCAGATCGAGGCATTGGAGCGCGCCGTGGAGAGCACCGAACTGCTTATGAAACACGGCAGCACGACCTACCTCGAAGTGCTGACCGCCCAGCAGTCGCTGCTTTCGGCACAGTTGAACCAGATAGCAGACCGCTTTGACGAGATCCAGGGTATCGTGAACCTCTACCAGGCTTTGGGTGGCGGCCGCGACATTGCAGCGGAGGCGAAATAA
- a CDS encoding TetR/AcrR family transcriptional regulator gives MKRGATKEEIIRITQELITRNGIRAVRVDEIAQTLGISKRTLYEMFADKEDLVSACLDFMCHQQQERITAYRKRRSRSSLQRAFKLVYEYIEHLYTVESSFLSDLRHKVAYAEHFDEHREFWRNELAAHLRGSREEKLLLPEIDAESFADRILETIFEMRINNATREESYLFCRTILRGAATREGVERIDSHR, from the coding sequence ATGAAAAGGGGAGCGACCAAAGAGGAGATCATCCGCATCACGCAGGAACTCATCACCCGGAACGGCATCCGTGCCGTCCGGGTGGATGAGATCGCGCAAACGCTGGGGATCTCGAAACGCACCCTCTATGAAATGTTCGCTGACAAGGAAGACCTGGTGAGCGCCTGCCTCGATTTCATGTGCCATCAACAGCAGGAGCGCATCACGGCTTACAGGAAACGCCGCAGCAGGAGTTCGCTGCAACGGGCCTTCAAGCTGGTATACGAATACATCGAACACCTGTATACGGTCGAAAGCAGTTTTCTGTCCGACCTGCGCCACAAGGTGGCCTACGCGGAACATTTCGACGAACACCGGGAATTCTGGCGCAACGAACTGGCCGCCCACCTGCGCGGAAGCCGGGAAGAAAAGCTCCTGTTGCCCGAAATCGATGCCGAGAGTTTCGCAGACCGGATTCTGGAAACGATCTTCGAAATGCGGATAAACAACGCGACGCGCGAGGAGTCCTACCTCTTTTGCAGGACGATCCTGCGCGGTGCGGCAACCCGCGAAGGGGTCGAGCGGATCGACAGCCACCGATAA
- a CDS encoding LruC domain-containing protein has protein sequence MKRLYAVAAIATTLLAFSCQKHMGTGSGEPQEPSSAVPADFKWETTRDLDISVGMPSVTGSAPQYAVIRVYSSPILSDGNIVAMGVVTPSRPVFETAVTIPAGIGNIYVQTTLPDGTVAVSMEPVAASVNVAGAQMKAAAGTPSLRMAGMTRAAADSSMPDYPRLAAKAEGDFAEGAIIRNTPAGKIDLGASWAPFAAAEYYIPAGAEVTGNISLNGTFSPNPSPILYVAGKLTLDASVTIGQATLAVLPGGEVYIREASANMQQNAPNPAIFVFEGGKFTTGKTNFSCKAVVNEGTFVVNGLFDVNNSCEFYNGATGVLQAGEVEVTNYAKLYNDGQAESADFRLNSHAELYNCENGSVVIDGTFYVTNQSVTFQKGVATMDKLEARGGGTLYVNCHTVAEEIAAEGARFYIASGAGLDAGTVYFNSNTELYAAAGAIFTMDEYNAHKSGGNVRIVSQAASDQLMAVVMIREKGVSSRYYGTKFDGLMEVVYDNAADAKYVIDESSLTGGAVMRAKQTVVIPEAICNGGRQPVTPDPEPEPEYIEVKGAPYTYCFEDGWPWIGDYDMNDVVVVVSVDRRSDKETGKVDLIRINWELKAAGAAHLNAFAVQLDKVRASEVAGVETTNTTFGRGAFAGPGPESGSELAVIPLFNTSQEILGEGTYINTTKGVAVPTVKHTTTVTFAQPVDPAAVRESALNAFIVVNQKSSGMFTREKEIHMPGRMPTQFAVVSGNTFLESDPYRYFVTKGDGVKNNYMMWALCIPGEFRYPLERSDIRDVYTYFNAWAASGGREHVDWYQDDADEALLY, from the coding sequence ATGAAACGACTTTACGCTGTTGCAGCTATTGCAACGACGCTTTTGGCCTTTTCGTGCCAGAAACACATGGGCACCGGCAGCGGCGAACCGCAGGAGCCCTCGTCTGCAGTTCCCGCTGATTTCAAATGGGAAACGACCCGTGACCTGGATATTTCGGTCGGCATGCCGAGTGTTACGGGCAGTGCGCCCCAATATGCCGTTATCCGTGTTTATTCCTCTCCGATCCTCTCGGACGGCAATATCGTGGCGATGGGTGTGGTGACGCCATCCCGCCCCGTGTTCGAGACCGCGGTGACGATCCCGGCCGGGATCGGGAACATTTATGTCCAGACCACCCTGCCCGACGGTACGGTGGCCGTCTCCATGGAACCGGTCGCAGCGTCGGTGAACGTCGCCGGTGCGCAGATGAAGGCCGCAGCCGGGACGCCCTCACTCCGGATGGCCGGCATGACGCGCGCCGCGGCCGACAGTTCGATGCCCGACTACCCGCGGCTCGCAGCGAAGGCCGAGGGTGATTTCGCCGAGGGGGCCATCATCCGGAATACGCCTGCCGGCAAGATCGACCTGGGTGCGAGCTGGGCTCCTTTTGCCGCTGCGGAGTATTATATCCCGGCAGGAGCTGAGGTTACGGGCAATATCAGCCTGAACGGAACCTTTAGCCCCAACCCCTCGCCGATCCTCTACGTGGCGGGTAAACTGACGCTCGATGCCTCCGTTACGATTGGCCAGGCGACGCTCGCAGTGCTTCCGGGCGGCGAGGTATACATCCGTGAAGCAAGTGCGAACATGCAGCAGAACGCACCCAACCCCGCGATTTTCGTTTTCGAAGGCGGTAAGTTCACCACCGGGAAAACCAACTTTTCCTGCAAGGCCGTGGTCAACGAAGGTACGTTCGTTGTCAACGGACTGTTCGACGTCAACAACTCCTGTGAGTTCTATAATGGCGCCACGGGCGTGTTGCAGGCCGGCGAGGTCGAAGTCACCAACTATGCGAAACTCTACAACGACGGCCAGGCGGAGAGCGCGGACTTCCGGCTCAACAGCCATGCGGAGTTGTATAACTGCGAGAACGGTTCGGTCGTTATCGACGGGACTTTCTACGTGACCAACCAGTCGGTTACGTTCCAGAAGGGCGTGGCCACGATGGATAAGCTCGAAGCCCGCGGGGGTGGCACGCTCTATGTGAATTGCCATACCGTAGCCGAGGAAATTGCCGCTGAAGGTGCCCGATTCTATATTGCATCCGGTGCGGGGCTCGATGCCGGGACGGTCTATTTCAACAGCAATACGGAGTTGTACGCCGCTGCCGGAGCGATCTTCACCATGGACGAATATAATGCCCATAAGTCGGGCGGCAATGTGCGTATCGTGAGTCAGGCCGCATCCGACCAGCTCATGGCCGTGGTCATGATCCGCGAAAAGGGCGTAAGTTCGCGCTATTACGGGACGAAGTTCGACGGGCTGATGGAGGTCGTATACGACAATGCGGCCGATGCGAAATATGTCATCGACGAGAGCAGCCTCACCGGCGGCGCCGTGATGCGCGCCAAGCAAACGGTCGTGATCCCCGAGGCCATCTGCAACGGCGGCAGGCAGCCCGTTACTCCCGATCCGGAACCCGAACCCGAATATATCGAGGTCAAGGGTGCCCCTTATACCTACTGCTTTGAGGATGGCTGGCCGTGGATCGGCGACTACGACATGAACGATGTCGTGGTGGTCGTAAGCGTCGACCGCCGCAGCGACAAGGAGACCGGGAAGGTCGACCTGATCCGCATCAACTGGGAACTGAAGGCTGCAGGTGCCGCGCACCTGAATGCCTTTGCCGTCCAGCTGGATAAGGTACGTGCGTCGGAGGTCGCCGGCGTGGAAACCACGAATACGACCTTCGGCCGCGGTGCATTTGCGGGCCCCGGCCCCGAATCGGGCAGCGAGCTGGCCGTAATCCCGCTTTTCAACACTTCGCAGGAGATACTGGGCGAAGGGACTTACATCAATACGACCAAGGGCGTGGCCGTACCGACCGTGAAACACACGACGACCGTGACCTTCGCGCAGCCGGTCGATCCCGCGGCTGTCCGCGAATCGGCACTCAATGCGTTCATCGTCGTGAACCAGAAGAGTTCGGGTATGTTCACCCGCGAGAAGGAGATCCACATGCCGGGGCGCATGCCGACGCAATTCGCGGTCGTATCGGGCAACACCTTCCTGGAGTCGGATCCCTACCGTTATTTCGTCACCAAGGGCGACGGTGTGAAGAACAACTACATGATGTGGGCGCTGTGTATCCCGGGTGAGTTCCGCTATCCGCTCGAACGCAGCGATATCCGGGACGTCTATACTTATTTCAACGCATGGGCGGCATCGGGCGGCCGGGAGCATGTGGACTGGTATCAGGACGATGCCGACGAGGCCCTGCTCTATTAG
- a CDS encoding AraC family transcriptional regulator yields MEDTAIPYELPEVKDHSFFFIDQCVKTNVEAKLHRHDAWELYYVVHGCGRRMAGDTLQPFAAGDVALIPPSMLHRWEYASDSADKRGYVRYLMVAFSHSLVERCVDVFPELRNRLAGITFPTDARKFGSESSRIIRKTLSRMNDQDELGRLCEMFRLLPVIFTSSDHTFAGKPMRIERDVRRMQQISAYLMAHYVHTISLDEIAAEVGMNRSAFCSYFKRCKGMTFSEFVTRYRLNTACELLVHSQKQVSEICYAVGFNDVPHFNRIFRKMKHMSPREYRNNHSCH; encoded by the coding sequence ATGGAAGATACCGCTATCCCTTATGAATTGCCCGAAGTGAAGGATCATTCGTTCTTCTTCATAGACCAATGTGTAAAAACAAATGTCGAAGCCAAGCTGCACCGGCACGATGCGTGGGAACTGTATTATGTCGTTCACGGGTGCGGCAGGCGGATGGCGGGCGATACGTTGCAGCCCTTTGCGGCTGGTGATGTGGCGTTGATACCGCCGTCCATGCTCCATCGCTGGGAGTATGCGTCGGATTCGGCGGACAAACGGGGATACGTCCGGTATCTGATGGTGGCCTTCAGCCACTCGTTGGTGGAGCGGTGTGTGGACGTGTTTCCTGAACTGCGCAACCGACTGGCTGGAATCACGTTTCCGACCGATGCACGGAAGTTCGGTTCCGAAAGCTCCCGCATCATTCGCAAAACATTGTCACGGATGAACGACCAGGATGAATTGGGCCGTTTGTGCGAAATGTTCCGCCTGCTGCCTGTCATTTTCACCTCGTCCGACCATACGTTTGCGGGGAAGCCGATGCGCATCGAGCGGGATGTGCGGCGTATGCAGCAAATCAGCGCTTATTTGATGGCACATTACGTCCATACCATCTCTCTGGATGAGATTGCGGCCGAGGTCGGCATGAACCGCTCTGCGTTCTGCTCTTATTTCAAGCGGTGCAAGGGAATGACTTTTTCCGAGTTCGTTACCCGGTATCGTTTGAATACGGCTTGCGAGCTGCTGGTACATTCGCAGAAGCAGGTGTCGGAAATATGCTATGCCGTAGGATTCAACGATGTCCCGCATTTCAACCGTATCTTCAGGAAGATGAAGCATATGTCACCAAGGGAGTATAGAAACAACCATTCATGTCATTGA
- a CDS encoding nitroreductase family protein, with protein MDFYQVLEKRRTIRDFSDREVPDEVLGRILAAAFKAPTNDHLRQLEFVVVRGQENISRMISPVAENTENIQQAGLEAAAGVMDRDEHAMFTDALPKQQKMLMQSGCLVLPFFRQKDCPLCEPADQSSLNYFASAWAAVENILLAATAEGLACAFRIPIGNEPEHVKRLVNAPEGYEFTCFLAIGHAAPNAHLSRQKEIRTEERIHQNIW; from the coding sequence ATGGATTTCTATCAAGTATTGGAGAAAAGGAGAACCATCCGCGACTTTTCCGACAGGGAAGTGCCGGACGAAGTATTGGGAAGGATCTTGGCGGCGGCGTTCAAGGCCCCGACAAACGATCACCTGCGCCAGTTGGAGTTTGTAGTCGTGCGGGGGCAGGAGAACATCTCCCGCATGATCTCGCCCGTTGCCGAAAACACCGAAAATATTCAGCAGGCGGGATTGGAAGCTGCCGCCGGTGTGATGGACAGGGACGAGCACGCCATGTTTACCGACGCACTGCCCAAGCAGCAAAAGATGCTCATGCAGAGCGGATGCCTCGTCCTGCCGTTCTTCCGGCAAAAGGATTGTCCGCTATGCGAACCCGCCGATCAAAGTTCGCTCAATTATTTTGCTTCGGCATGGGCGGCAGTCGAGAACATCCTGCTGGCGGCAACGGCGGAGGGGCTGGCCTGTGCGTTCCGTATCCCCATCGGCAATGAACCGGAACACGTCAAACGACTGGTCAACGCTCCCGAAGGATACGAATTCACCTGTTTTCTTGCCATTGGCCATGCAGCCCCAAACGCCCATCTCAGCAGGCAGAAAGAGATTCGTACGGAGGAGAGGATCCACCAAAACATTTGGTAA
- a CDS encoding O-acetylhomoserine aminocarboxypropyltransferase/cysteine synthase family protein, with translation MAEKKLRFETLQIHGGLQPDDPTGARGVAIYPTAAYRFKSCEHAAKLFDLSEGGNIYTRLQNPTTTVYEQRIAALYGAVGALAVSSGMSAILIAVLSLAAEGDNIVASPFLYGGTFTQFRISLRRLGIDCRIARSERPEDFEALIDGRTKAIYAESMGNPSCTVSDMEALGKLAKRYDVPFIVDNTFGAAGYLCNPFEWGANIVVDSATKWINGHGTAMGGVIVDGGNYDWTNGKFPQIDGPSEGYHGLNFHEAFGAAAFIVKCRVDGVRDLGCCPSPFDSYLMTLGLETLSLRVRHEVESARRLAEYCRNHPKVERVSFVGFESHPSYANAKKYFRFGSSAVFTIELKGTLDSTVRFVESLNLAAHMVMIGDSVTVVTHPASTTHKQLGDADLAAAGVTPTMLRISVGLENTDDLIDDFEQAFAHIG, from the coding sequence ATGGCTGAGAAAAAATTACGTTTCGAGACATTGCAGATCCACGGAGGGCTGCAACCCGACGACCCAACGGGTGCCCGCGGTGTGGCAATATATCCCACGGCGGCATACCGCTTCAAGAGCTGCGAACACGCCGCCAAACTCTTCGACCTGAGCGAAGGGGGCAACATTTACACCCGGCTGCAAAACCCGACCACGACCGTATACGAGCAACGCATCGCCGCCCTGTACGGGGCCGTGGGGGCGCTGGCCGTCTCGTCGGGCATGTCGGCCATACTCATCGCCGTGCTCTCGCTGGCGGCCGAGGGCGACAACATCGTCGCCTCGCCGTTCCTCTACGGCGGCACCTTCACCCAGTTCCGCATTTCGCTGCGCAGGCTCGGCATCGACTGCCGCATCGCCCGAAGCGAACGCCCCGAGGACTTCGAGGCGCTGATCGACGGACGCACGAAGGCGATTTACGCCGAGAGCATGGGCAACCCCTCCTGCACCGTATCGGACATGGAAGCATTGGGCAAGCTGGCCAAACGCTACGACGTGCCCTTCATCGTGGACAATACGTTCGGTGCCGCGGGCTACCTGTGCAACCCCTTCGAGTGGGGTGCGAACATCGTCGTCGACTCGGCGACCAAGTGGATCAACGGCCACGGCACGGCCATGGGCGGGGTGATCGTCGACGGGGGCAACTACGACTGGACCAACGGCAAGTTCCCGCAGATCGACGGCCCGTCGGAAGGGTATCACGGACTGAATTTCCACGAGGCATTCGGCGCGGCTGCCTTCATCGTGAAATGCCGCGTGGACGGTGTCCGCGACCTGGGCTGCTGCCCCTCGCCGTTCGACTCCTACCTGATGACGCTCGGGCTGGAAACGCTTTCGCTGCGCGTGCGGCACGAAGTCGAGTCGGCCCGCAGGCTGGCCGAATACTGCCGCAACCATCCCAAAGTGGAGCGTGTCAGCTTCGTGGGCTTCGAGTCGCACCCGAGCTACGCAAACGCGAAGAAGTATTTCCGGTTCGGTTCGTCGGCCGTCTTCACCATCGAACTCAAAGGCACGCTCGACAGCACCGTACGTTTCGTCGAATCGCTCAACCTGGCGGCACACATGGTCATGATCGGCGACTCGGTCACGGTCGTTACGCACCCGGCATCGACCACGCACAAACAGCTCGGCGACGCAGACCTCGCCGCAGCAGGCGTTACGCCGACCATGCTGCGCATCTCCGTCGGGCTGGAGAATACCGACGACCTCATCGACGACTTCGAACAGGCTTTCGCACACATCGGATAA
- a CDS encoding homoserine O-acetyltransferase family protein, with product MEPSIYKAPGPFVLETGHTLPELRIAYHTYGKPNAAYDNVVWVCHALTANSDVADWWPHTVEAGCFLDPARHFVVCANILGSHYGTTGPLHVNPETGSPYYKDFPPFTIRDIVRAHRLLAGALGIGRIDTLVGSSVGGFQAIEWAVMEPERIGKLILIATAAKASPWTIAIDQTQRMAIEADTTFGEPRDAAGMAGLAAARALGLLTYRGSLGYNLTQQDREELPAVHRASTYQQYQGEKLCRRYNAYSYYAILNAFDTHDTGRGRGGVAAALARIGARTTVVGITTDIVFTPAEMRELHGMIAGSTYHEIDSPFGHDGFLVEHGQLNDLLCPFMNNQ from the coding sequence ATGGAACCCAGCATTTACAAAGCACCCGGGCCGTTCGTGCTCGAAACGGGGCATACGCTGCCCGAGCTGAGGATCGCTTACCACACCTACGGCAAGCCCAATGCGGCGTACGACAACGTCGTGTGGGTATGCCATGCCCTGACTGCCAATTCGGACGTGGCGGACTGGTGGCCGCACACGGTGGAGGCGGGGTGTTTCCTCGACCCGGCACGCCACTTCGTGGTCTGCGCCAACATCCTCGGGTCGCACTACGGCACCACGGGGCCGCTGCACGTGAACCCGGAAACGGGAAGCCCCTATTACAAGGATTTCCCGCCGTTCACGATCCGCGACATCGTCCGTGCACACCGGCTGTTGGCCGGCGCACTCGGCATCGGCCGCATCGACACGCTCGTAGGCAGTTCGGTCGGGGGGTTTCAGGCTATCGAGTGGGCGGTCATGGAGCCGGAGCGCATCGGCAAGCTGATCCTAATCGCCACGGCGGCCAAGGCTTCGCCCTGGACGATCGCCATCGACCAGACCCAGCGCATGGCCATCGAGGCCGACACGACGTTCGGCGAGCCGCGCGACGCCGCCGGGATGGCCGGGTTGGCGGCCGCCCGCGCCCTGGGGCTGCTCACGTACCGGGGTTCGCTGGGATACAACCTCACGCAGCAGGACAGGGAGGAACTCCCCGCAGTACACCGCGCATCGACCTACCAGCAATATCAGGGCGAAAAACTCTGCCGGCGCTACAACGCCTACTCGTACTATGCCATACTCAACGCCTTCGACACCCACGACACGGGGCGCGGGCGCGGCGGGGTCGCGGCCGCCCTCGCACGCATCGGGGCCCGCACGACGGTGGTCGGCATCACGACCGACATCGTCTTCACCCCGGCCGAGATGCGCGAACTGCACGGCATGATCGCCGGAAGCACGTACCACGAAATAGACTCCCCGTTCGGGCACGACGGCTTCCTGGTCGAACACGGGCAGTTGAACGACCTCCTCTGTCCGTTCATGAACAATCAATAA
- a CDS encoding homoserine dehydrogenase, which produces MSKIKIGLFGFGVVGQGIYQVVQKSKNAHAEIVKICVRDPEKPRKIEVDKSLFTTSVDEILDNRDINLIVEVIDQADAAYSIVKRALLRGIPVVSGNKTMLAHHLPELIEIQKTHNVALLYDASSCGSIPVIRNLEEYYDNDLLLEVKGILNGSSNYILSRVFDHAESYDSALAQAQALGFAESDPSFDIEGYDSLFKLVIITVHALGTYVAPEKIFTYGISTIHDSDIRYAREKNVKIKLVAQVVKVSDEHFTMFVMPEFVTPSKYIYSVDDEYNGVVIRGECYDRQFMFGKGAGSLPTASSILSDIMARLNNYRYEYKKQSYMQKPDYTTDITLKIYARYKETDVHGILNFSKVHEQYISEESNYVIGDILLSELLAKRDRLRGKDVFLANIPVFFLNRDN; this is translated from the coding sequence ATGAGCAAAATCAAAATCGGCCTGTTCGGGTTCGGCGTCGTCGGACAGGGAATCTACCAGGTAGTGCAGAAATCGAAGAACGCCCACGCCGAGATCGTGAAGATCTGCGTCCGCGACCCGGAAAAACCGCGCAAGATCGAGGTCGACAAATCCCTCTTCACGACGTCGGTCGACGAGATACTCGACAACCGGGACATCAACCTGATCGTGGAGGTGATCGACCAGGCCGATGCCGCATACAGCATCGTCAAGCGGGCCCTGCTGCGCGGCATCCCGGTCGTCTCGGGCAACAAGACCATGCTGGCGCACCACCTTCCGGAACTGATCGAGATCCAGAAGACGCACAACGTGGCGCTGCTGTACGATGCCTCGTCGTGCGGTTCGATCCCCGTCATCCGCAACCTCGAGGAGTATTACGACAACGACCTGCTGTTAGAGGTGAAGGGCATCCTGAACGGCTCGTCGAACTACATCCTCTCGCGCGTCTTCGACCACGCCGAGAGTTACGACAGCGCCCTGGCGCAGGCGCAGGCGCTCGGCTTCGCCGAAAGCGACCCGTCGTTCGACATCGAAGGCTACGATTCGCTCTTCAAGCTGGTGATCATCACCGTACATGCGCTGGGCACCTACGTCGCCCCGGAAAAGATTTTCACCTACGGCATCTCGACCATCCACGATTCGGACATCCGGTATGCCCGCGAAAAAAACGTGAAGATCAAACTCGTGGCGCAGGTCGTCAAGGTGAGCGACGAACACTTCACGATGTTCGTCATGCCGGAGTTCGTGACGCCCTCGAAATATATTTACAGCGTGGACGACGAGTACAACGGCGTAGTGATCCGCGGCGAGTGCTACGACCGGCAGTTCATGTTCGGCAAGGGGGCCGGGAGCCTGCCCACGGCCTCGTCGATCCTGAGCGACATCATGGCCCGCCTGAACAACTACCGCTACGAGTACAAGAAACAGAGCTACATGCAGAAGCCCGACTATACGACGGACATAACCCTGAAAATCTATGCGCGGTACAAGGAGACCGACGTACACGGCATCCTGAACTTCTCGAAAGTCCACGAACAGTACATCAGCGAAGAGAGCAATTACGTCATCGGCGACATCCTGCTGAGCGAGCTGCTCGCCAAACGCGACCGGCTCCGGGGAAAGGACGTGTTCCTGGCCAACATCCCGGTCTTCTTCCTGAACCGCGACAACTGA
- a CDS encoding fimbrillin family protein, producing the protein MKTTLLTALAAAALAAGCSKSDTGTPCVKIAPTIQTRVTGLHFDTGDRIGLSIAKGSETYVQNVLMTYDGTAFTAPDLLWYNDSNEKSTLTAYHPYSGQGMPAEFSVALDQTSGAASSDLLVAVKKDVTPTSAPVGMLFYHVMSQLTIVITNNSDASVTGVTVGGLVPTAVVDYTVPSAAAKGGVAASDVEAFEVTAGAAYRVILVPQQAALTVTVATDDGKSRSKTLSSAQLESGKRYDMSVVVTNIDIDVELSGEVVDWGDGGSLDGGGEGGDEGGGEGGDPGTLSYGGVDYPTATIGGRVWMTRNLRYLPDGAQIGTGIWYPCRGSEGSNDAEYVAERGLLYSFTTALGSTAAASGTPVRGICPPGWHVPTGAEIEQMIASPEYDASLLRSAGMWNSETGRYLPETKGYLMSCTPQDGGSGYQALSYSSGGIVAGLAPFPAGNGVSLRCVKDS; encoded by the coding sequence ATGAAAACAACACTTCTGACGGCTTTGGCCGCCGCTGCCCTTGCGGCAGGCTGCTCAAAGTCCGACACAGGTACGCCTTGTGTGAAAATCGCACCGACGATCCAGACCCGTGTTACGGGATTGCATTTCGATACCGGCGACCGCATCGGGCTGAGCATTGCCAAAGGTTCGGAAACCTACGTGCAGAATGTCCTGATGACCTACGACGGTACGGCCTTTACGGCCCCGGATTTGCTGTGGTATAACGATTCGAATGAAAAATCGACGCTCACGGCCTACCATCCTTACTCCGGGCAGGGAATGCCCGCGGAGTTTTCCGTTGCGTTGGATCAAACCTCGGGAGCCGCATCGTCCGACCTGCTGGTCGCGGTGAAGAAGGACGTTACACCAACCTCGGCGCCTGTCGGAATGCTCTTTTATCATGTGATGTCGCAGCTGACGATCGTCATTACCAATAATTCCGACGCCTCGGTTACGGGGGTTACGGTCGGCGGGCTCGTCCCGACGGCCGTCGTCGATTACACGGTGCCCTCCGCCGCGGCCAAGGGCGGGGTGGCCGCATCCGACGTCGAGGCGTTCGAAGTGACGGCCGGTGCCGCCTACCGCGTCATCCTCGTGCCGCAGCAGGCTGCCCTGACGGTCACGGTGGCTACCGACGACGGGAAGAGCCGCAGCAAGACCCTCTCTTCGGCACAGCTCGAAAGCGGGAAACGCTACGACATGTCGGTCGTCGTGACCAATATCGACATCGACGTGGAACTGAGCGGCGAAGTCGTCGACTGGGGCGACGGAGGTTCGCTCGATGGCGGCGGCGAGGGCGGTGATGAGGGCGGCGGCGAGGGCGGTGATCCCGGGACGCTTTCCTACGGGGGTGTGGACTACCCCACCGCGACGATCGGCGGACGGGTATGGATGACCCGGAACCTGCGTTATTTGCCCGACGGTGCCCAGATCGGAACCGGTATCTGGTATCCTTGCCGCGGTTCGGAAGGATCGAACGACGCCGAATATGTCGCGGAACGGGGACTGCTTTACAGCTTCACGACGGCTCTGGGTAGTACGGCCGCCGCATCCGGCACCCCGGTGCGGGGGATTTGTCCGCCGGGCTGGCATGTCCCCACGGGCGCCGAGATCGAACAGATGATCGCCAGCCCCGAATACGATGCGTCCCTGCTCCGTAGCGCCGGGATGTGGAATTCGGAGACGGGGCGTTACCTTCCTGAAACCAAAGGCTATTTGATGAGCTGTACCCCGCAAGACGGCGGTTCGGGCTACCAGGCATTGAGTTATTCGTCGGGCGGTATCGTAGCCGGGCTCGCTCCGTTTCCCGCCGGGAACGGTGTCTCGCTGCGCTGCGTGAAAGATTCATAG